In Gigantopelta aegis isolate Gae_Host chromosome 14, Gae_host_genome, whole genome shotgun sequence, the following proteins share a genomic window:
- the LOC121388198 gene encoding 41 kDa spicule matrix protein-like: MPPFNNQPQMGGNPGSDMPPRDGMMPPPGGMMPPFNNQPPMGGNPGSDMPPRDGRMPPPGGMMPPFNNQPPNGGMMPPFNNQPPMGGNPGSDMQPSEGRMPPPNMQPPPGGMMPPSFIRNMMNLLKKKSAFLNKIYERLTNTDKKKIASDLADIFQTIRIEKEGQQ, encoded by the coding sequence ATGCCTCCGTTTAACAACCAGCCACAAATGGGAGGAAACCCTGGATCGGATATGCCACCTCGAGACGGTATGATGCCACCCCCTGGCGGCATGATGCCTCCGTTTAACAACCAGCCACCAATGGGAGGAAACCCTGGATCGGATATGCCACCTCGAGACGGTAGGATGCCACCGCCTGGCGGCATGATGCCTCCATTTAACAACCAGCCACCTAATGGCGGCATGATGCCTCCGTTTAATAACCAGCCACCAATGGGAGGAAACCCTGGATCGGATATGCAACCTTCAGAAGGTAGGATGCCTCCACCAAATATGCAACCACCTCCTGGCGGCATGATGCCTCCATCATTCATAAGGAACATGATGAATTTGCTAAAGAAGAAGAGCGCATTTTTAAACAAGATTTATGAGAGGCTAACGAACACAGACAAGAAGAAAATAGCCAGCGACTTGGCGGACATATTCCAAACTATTCGGATAGAAAAAGAGGGACAGCAGTAA
- the LOC121389324 gene encoding basic salivary proline-rich protein 3-like, which produces MPPPDGMMPPFDNQPPMGENPGSDMPPRDGKMPPPDGMMPPFDNQPPMGDNPGSDMPPRDGRMPPSDGMMPPFDNQPPNGDMMPPFNNQPPMGDNPGSDMPPRDGMMPPPGGMMPPFNNQPPMGGNPGSDMPPRDGRMPPPDGMMPPFDNQPPNGDMMPPFNNQPPMGDNPGSDMPPRDGRMPPPDGMMPPFDNQPPNGDMMPPFNNQPPMGDNPGSDMPPRDGMMSPPGGLMPPFNNQPPMGGNPGSDMPPRDGRMPPLDGMMPPFDNQPPNGDMMPPFNNQPPMGDNPGSDMPPRDGRMPPSGGMMPPFNNQPPMGGNPGSDMAPQDAT; this is translated from the exons ATGCCACCCCCTGACGGCATGATGCCGCCGTTCGACAACCAGCCACCAATGGGAGAAAACCCTGGATCGGATATGCCACCTCGAGACGGTAAGATGCCACCCCCTGACGGCATGATGCCTCCGTTTGACAACCAGCCACCAATGGGAGATAACCCTGGATCGGATATGCCACCTCGAGACGGTAGGATGCCACCCTCTGACGGCATGATGCCTCCGTTTGACAACCAGCCACCTAATGGCGACATGATGCCCCCATTTAACAACCAGCCACCAATGGGAGATAACCCTGGATCGGATATGCCACCTCGAGACGGTATGATGCCACCCCCTGGCGGCATGATGCCCCCATTTAACAACCAGCCACCAATGGGAGGAAACCCTGGATCGGATATGCCACCTCGAGACGGTAGGATGCCACCCCCTGACGGCATGATGCCTCCGTTTGACAACCAGCCACCTAATGGCGACATGATGCCCCCATTTAACAACCAGCCACCAATGGGAGATAACCCTGGATCGGATATGCCACCTCGAGACGGTAGGATGCCACCCCCTGACGGCATGATGCCTCCGTTTGACAACCAGCCACCTAATGGCGACATGATGCCCCCATTTAACAACCAGCCACCAATGGGAGATAACCCTGGATCGGATATGCCACCTCGAGACGGTATGATGTCACCCCCTGGCGGCCTGATGCCCCCATTTAACAACCAGCCACCAATGGGAGGAAACCCTGGATCGGATATGCCACCTCGAGACGGTAGGATGCCACCCCTTGACGGCATGATGCCTCCGTTTGACAACCAGCCACCTAATGGCGACATGATGCCCCCATTTAACAACCAGCCACCAATGGGAGATAACCCTGGATCGGATATGCCACCTCGAGACGGTAGGATGCCACCCTCTGGCGGCATGATGCCCCCATTTAACAACCAGCCACCAATGGGAGGAAACCCTGGATCAGATATGGCACCTCAGGACG CCACCTAA